The following are from one region of the Nicotiana tomentosiformis chromosome 7, ASM39032v3, whole genome shotgun sequence genome:
- the LOC138895183 gene encoding uncharacterized protein, giving the protein MSHDELFKEIHVVKKKKEGDQDRWVEDRASTAYGRYQSNVEEFIRSHPAGESGEPTQPSDEDAERIWLESVGGPKWGKVYGLPTKNFHRYKCGMRGIGTSSHGEQLNRESLSAMRETVTKLTSELEAAKERERLRDAQFLGMQAQIRTLLSSGAFSLPRSRESSPEGRPPHDRSSRPARDRSSRPPCDRASRPPQDRSLYRLVDESSSDGDDDVVQNTP; this is encoded by the exons atgagtcatgatgagctattcaaggagatacatgttgtgaagaagaagaaagagggggatcaagataggtgggtcgaggaccgggcctcgactgcatat ggtcgctaccaaagtaacgtggaggaattcatccgtagtcatccagctggtgaatcgggtgagccaacccaaccttcggacgaggatgctgaaagaatatggttggagtctgttggcggtccaaaatgggggaaggtatacgggcttcctactaaaaacttccatcgctataagtgtggaatgcgaggaatagggacttcctcgcatggcgagcaacttaatagggagagcctctccgctatgcgggagacagtgacaaagctcacatcagagctagaagcggccaaggaaagagaaaggcttagagatgctcaattccttggcatgcaagctcagatcagaactctcctatctagtggagctttttcgttgccccgatctcgtgagtcatctccagagggtcgacctccacatgatcgttcctcccgccctgctcgtgatcgttcctcccgtcctccctgtgatcgtgcttcccgtcctccacaagaccgttctctatatcgtcttgtagatgaaagttcatcagacggtgatgatgatgttgtacaaaacaccccttaa